The genomic stretch GGGGTCTAAATtaaagggtctggtctggggtatgAATTTAGAGGGCCTGATTTGAGAGTCTGCATTTAAGCTGTCTGTTTCTGTGTCTGTGAAGGGAGGCTTTACTCTAGGGAGTGTAATACTTTAgtgggtctggggtctgtatttagggttctggtctggggtcccTTTTAATTTCTGTTTCTATAGAGGTTGGGGATGTCTGCAGAAGCAAGGGGCCAAAGATTTTGGCAGTAAACTCTGCACTTGTCaagagaagtcatcatggcggtctgggccaGATGGAGAAGAAAACAAAGTGATCTTGACTACAGACATGGTGGTAACAGAAAATAAAGGGAGGCAAGGGGGAACAGCTCTGGGGCTATGGTCTACTTAATCCACCACAGCAACCACCAGTTACTGTAGGTCCAAAAAATCCACAACCCCCCAAATGCGGTTCATCTCAGTTTGAACGTAATAGCGACACCTCACTTACCTTGCAATTGTACCAGCCATAAAAGACATGGCGAGCGTCTGTGGAAAGAGAATattttatgacatatattttgcaTCAACTGAAGGTATCATCACTGAGGAGGGGCAGGAATCAAgatggtgggggaggggggcaaattCAGAGCACATGTGGGGTCAAGAAGTGAGAAAAGGACACCAAGGTCAAAGGGACGGCCATGATAATGTCACAgacattcccgcgacaggtggcaggtttatagcttctgtttggacctttgaaTAGATtttggttggatctcggctgagttcctggtgcttccatagcctctttaaagttaagtctttcctttcccttttgtattatgtttgggttctgtgtgttgcatttccctattgtttgtattaggcctgaaggagactcaggtttgtccttccttttggaggaacaggtagtcttgttcctgccattagtaccagggtcctatagggctagataggactctaggtattcctgcgtatgaactcacctacctttggggggtctgttcatactggtatgaagtcaggattttggttagggttttcactaggaggtgtccatattCTTTCCCAAGTTCTCAGGCCTAATTCGctgttcccccttccctcctatgcttgatgtggtgtttccctcccacaccgaagcgtgacagatAATAACCAATTCATTTCTTGAAAGTGCTTTCTGCTACCATCACTCTGGGGCCCCATAGCTACTTGTTGGGCCCCCGCTTTCCCTACTTGCCACAGTCATACTCACAAATAAGCTCAGAAGAATCACGTTCCATGGGAAGCGTCTCCTGCAGATAAAGCAGATGCAgcattaaagcggttgtcccactaaaaatattctacagttttcacaccagcccctggatctgaatacttttgtaattacatttaataaaaaattgagcatagccactgagttattcaataaaatgtatctgtatagcgccacctactgtttgttcATTTTCGTATTTcttctcaggatcagtacaggataagtaatgggagggaaggaatgcaaatgagctcttaacaagctccgccTCTAATGCCTccggatgtaaggcagctatcctataagtcaatgttcagctcttagaataagccttgaaacatgacttggatattaaataagccagcacctcatctgcagacagctgttccagggtgattgcccctcatcagtgcagagcagagagcactggcttaactgggtgagaggcatGTGTCCAagcaaggggggaactaactctccttagggagagagcaccttaatcagtgtgaggagacctataggccatacatgctcctctggaattcttgttaagggctcatttgcattcctttcctcccagaattccagaggagcatgtatggcctataggtctcctcacactgattaaagtgctctctccctaaggagagttagttccccccttgctaggataagtaatgtaatgaatgtacacagtgactgcaccagcagaataatgagtgcagctctggagtataatacaggatgtaactcaggatcagtaatgtaatgtaatgtatgtacacagtgactgcaccagcagaatagtgagtacagctctggggtataatacagaatgtaactcaggatcagtacaggataagtaatatatgtacacagtgactgcaccagcagaatagtgagtgcagctctggagtataatacaggatgtaactcaggatcagtacaggataagtaatgtgtgtacacagtgactgcaccagcagaatagtgagtgcagctctggagtataatacagaatgtaactcaggatcggtacaggataagtaatgtatgtacacagtgactgcaccagcagaatactgagtgcagctctggagtataaaaccggatgtaactcaggatcagtacaggataagtaatgcaatgtatgtacacagtgactgcaccagcagaatagtgagtgcagctctgcagtgtatatataaGCTTGAAAATGTGACATGAGACTCACCTTGGCCCCTGACAGCAGGCAAGAACCATGTATGTAACAAAGAACACAGCACTGTGGAGTAGAAGAGTAGAATGAAGTCCCTGCTATCGGGCATACAGGACATATGCGATGAGGAGAGATGTATACTCACTAGGATACATAGTAAACAGCCGGATTCCTTCTTACAAACATGTACAAGGGCTCCCTGCACAAGACACACACAGAGGACAATTACAAAGCATCAGTGCAATCTGCAGAGCACAGAATACATCAGTCACATCAGTCCCGGCCCCGGGGGTCACAATGTAAGTTAGACACACATTAACGGGATTGTCCATATTTATGTAAACGGAGCTAAACCAttaaaagctatggacacctttggggcaatattttttcattattgcagtctactcattttgggctaaaagttTTTTACTCCACGGCTTCCAGTTCCAGCGAATCTACAGACGACTGCTTTCTGCTTCACAGTGAATCCGTCCGACAGCTGCATCGCTTTTCCCTCAACCCCTGACGGCTCATAAACACTACATTCTAATTGATACGATTTCAGCTATAATGGGTGTTTATGAGCTGCTTGTAAAGTACAGATAAGAGCTGCAGATCGAGCcttcagagcagctctctgacagATTCAGCGTGAAGCAGAGAGCAGTGGTGGGCAGAGGCACTGAAAGCGAAGCCGGTAGAGGAAAAACTGGTGAAAATTGCTaataaaaagcaaataaaaaattattttagtcaaAAATGattagaatgcaataataaaataaatgtctATAAATCCTCTTCACAAGGACGCAGGAAGAGAATGGGATGGGATATGGCGCTGGACACCTTATCTGATATGAGATGAAACCTACACGTAGGTGAAGATGGCGACAATTCCCACCGTGACCAGTAACTGCAGCGCAATGATGGAGTATACCTGAAAGACATGGACATGAGGTTGGGGGTCAGACAACATAGCGCGGTGAATGCAATGAGTCCATGTACAGCCAGTCTCCTCACTGTACAGTATTAAGCCGTATTCCACAGTGTGTTATGGTCATGAAACCCGGACCCCCAGTGATTCTACAGATCTGGGCTCAGATTGAACCCTACGGTGATCCAAGTTCCGTTCACATCAGATGGGGGCATCTGGATCTTGAAGCCGTAATACAGATGGTTAAATATTACGGCATTGCAACTAATCGGATCAGACCTTACAATGCGATATGACGACACACATGGTGACCATGAAGCGCCAGCCCCCTCCACCAGCACAGTCCGTggacccaggggtgcacctagcctttctgctgcctgaggcgaaaacttaaacatcgcccccccccccgcctcaaatgccaatttcttaacctaacacttttgccacaatgaaagtgctcattgcccatggctcttctgctgcccccctcttgcccctacctggtgctgcctaaggcaatcgcctcacctggcctcattagtggtgcacccctgcctggaCCTGACGCCATCAGGTCTGAGCATGCttaagggttgtccaggatctgCAAAACTGGCTTCATAAAAGGCACCGCTCTTGTCCACAGGACTTCTAtggagcagagctgcaataccagacaaccTGTAGACAGTGGTGGCGCTatatttggaagaaagcagcaatGTTCacttatcttggacaaccccttaaattacTAAATTATGCAATTACTCATTTCCTTTTAACACATTACAGATACTACAATTTGCATTTAGAGGAAGCTAATTAATATTTAATCTAATATTTTATACACTAGGGTTTGTAGACTTTTGCAACCAAATTTGTTTATTACTCAAAAGCCTGtgaaaaatgaagcaacttttccaacagtcttgattAAAAATATCCTTCCATTATATGTATACAGCTTCTATATAGACtattgtgtctccatggttacagactacaaacaaacccggTGTGGTCAGGTGCTGCAGTCATGTGTTTCTCTGGCCTATTTGTCGTCTGTAGATTATCAGGAAGAGAGAGTGGAGTAACATATGACCCCAGGATCAGACAACACAggctttgtttgtagtctgtaaccatggagacacgtgTCTGTATAggagctgtaaacacaaaacgGTAGGAGCTTTTCATCAAGATTGCCTAAAATCATGTAGGAGCATTTAATATCTTGCACTTTAGATACATTTATTATCAATGTGTTTATACAGCAGAAGCCGCCATTAGGGGTCATTCTCTGCACCCTTCCCCCACCTCGCCTTCTCATTCCCTGGTAGACAACGTTAATTATGACCCAAACTCACCTTGCGGAGGAACGCGTGACGTACGGCTTTGTCATCCCAGGAACCAAACTGCCCTTCCCCGTCAGTTGTGTTGTATATACTGGAATCGCCTACGTGTGAGATGACAAAAATGATCATAACTGGTCAAAAAGTTACTTGTGGTCCGGTACATCTCACCCTAACAGCATAAGTGGTGAGCACTTGGCCAACAAGTCCTCCTCCTGTGTCTTCTGCCATTTTTACCCCAATCTGGTTATAGAAAGGGGCAGAGAAGAACCACCCTATACATCAGCATACATCCAGGGGTGGACTTTACCACCATGCAAACCAAGCAAATGCTTGACATACCGCCGGTATAGCCGTAGTGCAGTAGAAGAAGTGTCCAGGCAAAGGAAGCCCCCAGTAATGCAAAATCTGCCCCAGCACATCTGTAGACGACTGGCACTTACCTGGGTTGAGTGGGATATTCGGAAGCATTGGCATCACCGGCTTGGGAGGCTCATTACGTCCAGGTTCTGGATATCCCCCAGGCTGAGGGTACCCGCCAGGTTGAGGCTGTCCGTAGAAATCACCAGGCGGTCCATATGGGGGAGGATAGCCTCCTGGCTGTGGGTAACCACTAGGAGGATATGCACCAGGTTGAGGGTATCCACCAGGTTGAGGGTATCCACCAGGATGATTTAATGGGTCTCGATCATTGTACGGCGGAGGGGCACTGGGATAGGACATGGCTGCAAGACAATCACCAAACTTCACTCCTAAAGGAAGAAGAGAaggaataatatttttttttttaaggctatgTACTTCTTTGGGggctttatattattattattataatattgtactccttttgagctaaaaatatattttatttgatatattattcaattgttctttattaaaaatatggagtacttttttttctgtacagagctgagatgctctagaagcagcctctggattttctctcttttctgtcatctggggagcagacagactccttacCTCTGCTCTCtgactttataaaaactcattaaagctcaatccttatcttactgataagaatgtgacttaaaggggttgtccgggttcagagctgaacccggacatacccttattttcaccccggcagcgcccctgagcctagcatcggagcatctcatgctccgatgcgctcccatgccctgcgctagatcgcgcagggcacgggctcttgtgttttcaataacacactgccgggcggtaacttccacccagcggtgtgttcggtgacgtccccggctctgaggggcgggctttagctctgccctagccattttactggctagggcagagccaaatcccgcccatcagtgccggtgacgtcaccggggttcctgtcagccccatggagagccccgttaagtcaccggaactcagaaaaatgcctttgccctgcgcaatttagcgcagggcaaaggagagcatcggagcatgaactgctccgatgctcatgtcaggggggctgcctgggtgaaaatggagggctgtccaggttcagctctgaacctggacaacccctttaactaagggtttatgaccttttagcaaTTTACATTTGAGGGTTATtaaatttccctaccctcgtcacttcctgttgtgacgtagccgcaccggacatgacgttcccTGCTTTGGAAGTAGGTGTGCCGCGCCGCGCAGGTGCACAACaatggggtagggaaatttcacaccagagttggGGAGAAGGGGCCACATAATGAGCTTGTGCCTTACCTGTCAGCTGGACACtagccgacactgcgcatgcgccgggagcctcaccaaCGGTtagagggtagggaaaaattacgggccagtgcaCAAGCGCAGCTTACTTTTCTTCTTGGgatacaccgcgcgtgcgcaccaGCGGACAGGGAGATCTCTTATACCgcacatccatccgatcaccgtgcctgcgcagtgtgggggtagggagatctgatggccatTTGTTCTGCTAAATCTCTCTACCACTCACTGCGCACGCGCGTTGTCTGATCATCTGGAGCCAGCTGAGAGGTAAGGCGCAAGCGCATTAGGTGGCCCCTTCTCCccaactctggtgtgaaatttccctaccctgtcgttgtgcgcctgcgtggcacacccaggggtgtatctatcacaaggcaaacaaggcatttgcctagggcggcacttgaaaagggggtggcaaaatgccttgtttgcttagtgatagttacacaatatgctaaatatattttttgccccttgtccgatacttcattatgcgagcggcatcgccggcgccgcataatggagttgaaaaacttacttcctccccctcctgacttcctcccgacctcccctgccctttgcgtcCTCACGTTGCCATcatgacgtcacacggaggtggagtcatgGGCCgaaaacgctagggtgagccttatctcctccaagtgcagagcggatcctgcacacaGTCACTGTGAAAACTGAGGCCAGGCCctggccaccaatgcactgatccctgagcctgctgtcttcaaaaactgtaagtacttaaattacagtaattcacaaaaaatctattacttagttgttttatggggtaagggggttgggatccgttgggtggttagaggggggagaattagggagggattaatactgtactaactctagctgcacattgttttttaacaaggaaggggtgggtcaaatttatattaggggggtgcccgagtttagtctcgcctagggcagcacaaaaccaagatacaccactgggcacacctccttccaaagctgggaacgtcatgtccggtgcggccgcgtcacaacaggaagtgatgaGGGTAGAGAAATTTCATGGGTAGGGGAAATATCACAGAACACCGGTAcagagtgaaagtgaaagtactagTCACATGGAGAAAATcaactctttgtgacagaatggctcaacattttttataaaggccaattgaaaaagtgtttttcaaccaaaaatgagtaaaatgcagtcataaacaaaaaattgcctctgaaggtgtacatagcctttaaagtctaCAGCTTTGTGTCTACAGCTCTCATGCAGTACTGTGCATCTCCATGGGTACAGACTACAGACAAACCCTACATCTGATCAGTCATGTGGTAAGCAACAATTTCTGCTCCTTCTTCTTGATAATTTACAGGAAACTATATTTAATCAGGACCGAGTAAGAAATTCAATCTGATAAGAAGGATGCAAGACATTTCCCGAGGTCTTAGTACCATGCACACAATAATGGTTGTACGAGTTCATCTCCACTGGTATAAATGTTGGCACATACGACAGAGATAACACAATGAGATtccagggacgtgtgtcgaaGACTAACTCTGCACTGCTACATCCTAACACAGCCAGCACTACTACATCCTGACAaagccagcactgctacatgcgagTATACATTGAGGTCTGATACTGGGCCGTGCAGTCCTCTAGATGACAAGTCTTGCTGCTTCCTTGTGCACAGGGGGCTGGAGATGGCGCCAAACCAATCCCAGGCTTCTTATGGAGATGGTTATATATAAACTTCCCAGAATTAATGATAAGAATGTGAATGAGGAGGCGGGAGCCCTGAGCACGGTCACAGACAACATGTACAATCACATGCAGATCAACACACAACACAGAGAAGCAATGCCTGCAGCAGTACTGAGCCTATAGGTATGGAAGCAGGGCTCACACCGGGCCCCAGGGTCATAGGGCCTGAGATGGTAATGTATAAAGAGTCATTTCCATACTGACAGTCCTCCACCCTCTCATACTACCTGGAAAATCATAAGAAATATTCAGCTGCACTCCCCAAATCAACGCAGCCATACGCTCTAACATCTCAAAGTTTCTGTGAGATTTCCAGGACCACAGGGCGCCCCGGGGAGGAGCTCTCTGACCACAGGGCGCCCCGGGGAGGAGCTCTCTGACCACAGGGCGCCCCGGGGAGGAGCTCTCTGACCACAGGGCGCCCCGGGGAGGAGCTCTCTGACCACAGGGCGCCCCGGGGAGGAGCTCTCTGACCACAGGGCGCCCCGGGGAGGAGCTCTCTGACCACAGGGCGCCCCGGGGAGGAGCTCTCTGACCACAGGGCGCCCCGGGGAGGAGCTCTCTGACCACAGGGCGCCCCGGGGAGGAGCTCTCTGACCACAGGGCGCCCCGGGGAGGAGCTCTCTGACCACAGGGCGCCCCTGGGAGGAGCTCTCTGACCACAGGGCGCCCCGGGGAGGAGCTCTCTGACCACAGGGCGCCCCGGGGAGGAGCTCTCTGACCACAGGGCGCCCCGGGGAGGATCTTGCCGCTTGTGTTCCTGACATTCTTTTCACTAATCAGAGCATTCACTAGAATGAGCAATGTGCTATGATGCAGTGAACTGTAACGTAACAAGTTGTTCCCTGGTGTCATTATCATGTCGAAACAATGCCGTAGTTGTACGTACAGTCTTTTCCTGGCACAGATCTCGTGTCGCCCTCATACAGGAATGCATTGCTCGGGAGttttcaaaaaat from Bufo gargarizans isolate SCDJY-AF-19 chromosome 8, ASM1485885v1, whole genome shotgun sequence encodes the following:
- the TMBIM1 gene encoding protein lifeguard 3 codes for the protein MSYPSAPPPYNDRDPLNHPGGYPQPGGYPQPGAYPPSGYPQPGGYPPPYGPPGDFYGQPQPGGYPQPGGYPEPGRNEPPKPVMPMLPNIPLNPGDSSIYNTTDGEGQFGSWDDKAVRHAFLRKVYSIIALQLLVTVGIVAIFTYVEPLYMFVRRNPAVYYVSYAVFFVTYMVLACCQGPRRRFPWNVILLSLFTLAMSFMAGTIASFYSSKAVLISLGITAIVTIAVTVFCFQTKVDFTSCAGLFSVLGIVLFITGIVTAIVLAFKYIYWLHMLYAAIGAVVFTLFLAYDTQLVIGNRKHTIHPEEYVYGAMKIYTDIVYIFLNLLQIVGSRT